One Pyxicephalus adspersus chromosome 3, UCB_Pads_2.0, whole genome shotgun sequence genomic window carries:
- the INO80B gene encoding INO80 complex subunit B gives MVVDEDEEPLEGVPIEQYRAWLDEDSNLDPLPSPVGAPESEQDEESRWLDALERGELDVNGDLKREIDETLLTARQKALLQKQQAPPIPVYPPPVYARPLPELSQEMIVKREEKARKRRLQAAKKAEESKKQTIERLTKTSKSRGPKPSVGRRGRQPPCPTIRYQHNAQGITISYPSGVPCPTPAEPRPALPAPQLCGAPGCTNMKRYSCSRTGVPLCSLECYHKNLQVARMEGVVIEGGTPIT, from the exons ATGGTGGTGGATGAGGATGAGGAGCCATTGGAAGGAGTCCCCATCGAGCAGTACCGGGCGTGGCTGG ATGAGGACAGCAATTTGGACCCCCTGCCCTCCCCAGTGGGGGCCCCGGAGTCAGAGCAGGATGAGGAGAGCCGCTGGTTGGATGCCCTGGAGAGAGGAGAGCTGGATGTGAATGGAGACCTAAAACGGGAAATCGATGAGACCCTGCTGACCGCTCGCCAG AAAGCCCTCCTACAGAAGCAGCAGGCTCCGCCCATCCCGGTGTACCCGCCCCCTGTGTATGCCCGCCCCCTGCCCGAGCTGTCCCAGGAGATGATAGTGAAGCGGGAGGAGAAGGCCAGGAAGCGCCGCCTGCAGGCCGCTAAGAAGGCCGAGGAGAGTAAGAAGCAAACCATCGAGAGGCTGACCAAGACCTCCAAATCCCGGGGCCCCAAACCCAGCGTAGGGAGACGGGGACGTCAGCCGCCCTGCCCAACCATCCGCTACCAACACAACGCTCAGGGTATCACAATATCCTACCCATCAGGAGTGCCCTGCCCCACCCCCGCGGAGCCACGCCCAGCACTGCCCGCCCCCCAGCTCTGCGGCGCCCCCGGCTGCACCAACATGAAACGTTATTCCTGTTCCCGGACCGGGGTCCCCCTGTGCAGCCTGGAGTGTTACCACAAGAACCTGCAGGTCGCCAGGATGGAGGGCGTGGTCATAGAGGGCGGGACCCCCATCACATGA